One window from the genome of Hippoglossus hippoglossus isolate fHipHip1 chromosome 10, fHipHip1.pri, whole genome shotgun sequence encodes:
- the LOC117769025 gene encoding protocadherin alpha-3-like, which yields MMKAFGIVLLPQMMKQRGRDSWRPLLVSLVLLLSVRATSAQLRYSISEELKEGSSVGNIAKDLGIDLNVMKQRGFRIMSGTSEALFKVNENDGVLYTNHKIDREEVCKESAVCLINLKTVLENPLEVHYVTVEITDLNDHSPTFPEKTKRLEISESALPGAKYQLQNAHDPDGGTNSVQQYKISQNDHFRLEIKDRGRDGKTPILQLQRQLDREARSSHKLLLTAIDGGNPPKTGTVEIYIDVLDVNDNMPVFTKDTYSVVLQENSPIGTTVIKVNATDLDEGANGEVVYSFGSDVKVKIRERFEIDSVTGEITVKGRVDFEEQDSYDIDIQASDKGIIPFRTDKSVIIKIRDTNDNAPEIEVASLSNAVSEDSRPGTTVALISITDLDSGVNGKIISSVAEDGPFTLTPSIQDNMFAVVTKSLLDREQQSSYDITIIAKDAGEPALTSEKTISVFVSDMNDNSPVFSLSPYTFYITENNTPGASVFSVRASDRDEGENALISYHILRNAGSENRVTSFLNINSENGDIVALKSFDFEALKTFQFHVVASDSGTPSLSSNVTVNVFILDQNDNAPVILYPVSSNGSAEGVEEIPRNVNAGHLVTKVRAYDADIGYNGWLLFSLQEVTDHSLFGLDRYTGQIRTLRSFTETDEAEHKLLILVKDNGNVSLSATATVIVKVVEPKEAFAASDVKSSTKADEDNNVTFYLMITVGSVSALFLVSIIVLISMQCSKSTDFTSKYLPEPNYDGTLCHSIQYRSGDKRYMLVGPRMSIGSTIVPGSHANTLMLPDRRGISGEPKRVYFISVSP from the coding sequence ATGATGAAGGCGTTTGGAATCGTACTTTTACCGcaaatgatgaaacaaagagGACGGGATTCATGGCGACCATTGCTCGTCAGCTTGGTTCTGCTTTTATCCGTCAGAGCGACCTCGGCACAGCTGAGATACTCAATATCCGAGGAGCTGAAAGAGGGAAGTTCTGTTGGGAATATAGCGAAAGATTTGGGAATAGACCTGAATGtaatgaagcagagaggattTCGTATTATGTCTGGCACCAGTGAAGCTCTTTTTAAGGTGAATGAGAATGACGGCGTTCTTTATACGAACCATAAAATAGACCGAGAGGAAGTGTGTAAGGAGAGCGCTGTGTGTTTGATTAACCTTAAAACCGTTCTTGAAAACCCACTGGAAGTTCATTATGTCACCGTGGAGATAACAGATTTAAACGATCACTCTCCCACATTTccggagaaaacaaaaaggctcGAAATCTCCGAGTCTGCGTTGCCAGGGGCAAAATATCAGCTACAGAATGCCCACGATCCGGATGGTGGCACAAACTCAGTCCAACAATATAAAATCAGCCAGAATGACCATTTTCGTTTAGAAATTAAAGATCGAGGACGAGATGGTAAAACTCCAATTTTACAATTGCAGAGACAGCTCGACAGAGAGGCCAGAAGTAGCCATAAATTGTTGTTGACAGCTATAGATGGCGGAAATCCACCCAAAACAGGCACAGTTGAAATATACATAGATGTTCTAGATGTTAATGATAATATGCCGGTGTTCACAAAGGACACATATTCAGTGGTGCTTCAGGAGAATTCTCCCATTGGTACAACAGTCATCAAAGTTAATGCAACGGATTTGGACGAAGGTGCCAACGGAGAAGTGGTTTATTCATTTGGCAGTGatgtaaaagttaaaatccGAGAGCGATTTGAAATCGACTCTGTTACGGGGGAGATCACTGTGAAAGGTCGTGTAGACTTTGAGGAACAAGACAGTTATGATATTGATATACAGGCGTCAGATAAGGGAATCATTCCATTCAGAACAGATAAAAGTGTTATTATTAAAATCAGAGATACAAACGATAATGCTCCTGAAATTGAGGTGGCGTCATTGTCAAATGCGGTTTCAGAGGACTCTCGACCAGGAACAACTGTAGCGCTTATCAGCATTACCGATTTGGATTCTGGCGTAAATGGCAAAATAATTAGCTCTGTCGCTGAAGACGGTCCATTTACATTAACTCCATCTATACAAGACAACATGTTTGCTGTCGTCACTAAATCACTGCTCGACAGGGAACAACAATCAAGTTATGATATTACAATAATCGCTAAAGACGCAGGCGAACCAGCCTTGACATCCGAGAAAACTATTAGTGTGTTCGTTTCCGATATGAATGACAACAgtcctgtgttttcactgagccCCTACACATTCTACATCACCGAAAATAACACCCCAGGAGCCTCCGTGTTTTCTGTGAGAGCGTCTGATCGCGACGAAGGAGAAAATGCGCTTATTTCATATCATATTCTCAGGAATGCAGGTAGTGAAAATAGAGTGACATCGTTTCTTAATATCAACTCAGAGAATGGAGACATCGTGGCGCTTAAAAGTTTTGACTTTGAAGCATTGAAAACTTTCCAGTTCCATGTTGTTGCGTCAGATTCTGGAACTCCGTCACTGAGCAGCAACGTCACAGTGAACGTGTTCATTCTGGATCAGAACGACAACGCTCCAGTCATCCTGTATCCAGTCAGCTCCAACGGTTCTGCTGAAGGTGTGGAGGAGATTCCCCGCAATGTGAACGCAGGACACTTGGTGACTAAAGTCAGAGCCTATGACGCTGATATAGGATATAACGGCTGGttactgttttcactgcaggaaGTTACTGACCACAGTCTCTTTGGTTTGGACCGCTATACAGGACAGATCAGAACACTTCGCtcattcacagagacagacgaggcTGAGCACAAACTGCTCATACTGGTCAAAGACAATGGGAACGTGTCACTCTCAGCAACAGCTACTGTCATTGTCAAAGTTGTGGAGCCCAAAGAAGCTTTTGCAGCTTCTGATGTTAAAAGTTCaacaaaagcagatgaggacaataatgtgactttttaccTGATGATAACTGTGGGCtcagtttcagctctttttctcGTCAGTATCATCGTGCTGATTTCAATGCAGTGCTCAAAGTCCACAGACTTCACTTCTAAATATCTACCAGAGCCTAATTATGATGGGACACTGTGTCACAGCATCCAGTACAGATCTGGAGACAAACGCTACATGTTAGTTGGACCCAGGATGAGTATAGGATCTACTATAGTCCCAGGAAGCCATGCCAATACACTAATGCTGCCTGACAGGAGAGGGATATCTGGAGAG